Proteins found in one Phoenicibacter congonensis genomic segment:
- a CDS encoding class I tRNA ligase family protein, which yields MTNIWNKQDIANNWPKRAVVTTGTPYGNKALHFGHIGGVFVPADAFARFLRDRLGKDNVRFVGGTDCFGSPINEGYRKAVEAGTFEGSISDYVMRNHNLQAETLKAYNISLDIFEGSNIGTSAEVHSQLSKNFISALYDSGTLHLESTMQFYDEKAKTFLNGRQVHGHCPVQGCKSEEAYADECSLGHQYDPTDLINPVSTITGEVPTMRPVKNWYFDLPSYLEFLKKYCEELRDDDLVRSIVPTTLEEFLGDPIIFVKNEAFDEYKTVSADLPQHEFREAQKGKQSFELVFKTIEDRDVAREVLNSAHIRIRTSKTLVPFRLTGNIEWGVKAPVIDDVNGLTVWCWPESLWQPISFTIARNKQLGLPDDAWQDFWCDDDAQVYQFLGQDNLYFYGVAQTPMFDAVKDKNLFGGSKKELKQTRLIANYHLLFGKTKASSSGSVKPPSGEELLEHYTVDQLRCHFCSLGLGLKPVAFSPKPFDPNLTEEKRRDPRVADPALKEAALINNVFNRLARSCFYEAANSFSSNVPICPISDDVVERAQQALVSYDEKMQKVELHSVFGVCDEFVRYAQKYWADGAKSLKDSPSGSDERQHLLCDCLYLTWISALMMHPFAPSGCDLICECMNTDPSDFFSWNSDFVSLTEIFGDVSVHEVKDLPPRFDFFPKHPSQFKK from the coding sequence ATGACAAATATCTGGAACAAACAAGATATAGCGAACAATTGGCCAAAAAGAGCTGTCGTAACGACTGGTACACCATATGGAAATAAAGCGCTTCACTTTGGACACATTGGTGGCGTGTTTGTTCCTGCCGATGCTTTTGCACGTTTCTTGCGCGACAGGCTTGGAAAAGACAACGTTAGATTTGTTGGAGGAACCGACTGCTTTGGATCCCCAATTAACGAAGGCTACAGAAAAGCTGTTGAGGCAGGCACTTTTGAAGGTTCAATTTCTGATTATGTTATGAGAAATCACAATCTTCAAGCCGAGACTTTAAAGGCATACAACATTTCACTTGACATTTTTGAAGGCTCAAACATTGGAACTTCTGCTGAAGTACATTCCCAACTATCAAAAAACTTCATATCTGCACTCTATGACTCAGGAACTTTGCACCTTGAGTCGACGATGCAGTTTTATGACGAAAAGGCAAAAACCTTTTTAAATGGCCGGCAAGTGCATGGTCATTGCCCTGTTCAGGGGTGCAAATCTGAGGAAGCATACGCTGATGAGTGTTCTCTGGGACATCAATATGACCCAACTGATTTGATTAATCCAGTCTCGACAATCACAGGCGAAGTTCCAACGATGAGACCTGTTAAAAACTGGTACTTCGATTTGCCTAGTTATCTTGAGTTTCTAAAAAAATATTGTGAAGAATTGCGCGACGATGATTTGGTTCGCTCAATCGTCCCCACAACACTTGAGGAGTTTTTGGGAGACCCAATCATATTCGTTAAAAATGAGGCTTTTGATGAATATAAAACTGTGTCAGCTGATTTGCCTCAACATGAATTTAGAGAGGCGCAAAAAGGCAAGCAATCATTTGAACTCGTGTTTAAAACAATCGAAGATCGCGATGTCGCACGTGAAGTTCTAAATTCTGCGCACATTCGCATCAGAACTTCAAAAACTCTTGTTCCTTTTAGGCTAACGGGAAACATCGAATGGGGTGTAAAAGCACCTGTAATCGACGATGTCAACGGGCTTACAGTTTGGTGCTGGCCTGAGAGTTTATGGCAACCCATTTCGTTTACGATTGCAAGAAACAAACAACTTGGACTACCTGATGACGCTTGGCAAGATTTCTGGTGTGATGATGATGCACAGGTCTATCAATTTTTAGGCCAAGATAATCTTTATTTTTATGGTGTTGCTCAAACTCCGATGTTCGATGCAGTCAAAGATAAAAACTTGTTTGGTGGTTCTAAAAAAGAGTTAAAGCAAACAAGACTAATTGCTAATTATCATTTGCTTTTCGGAAAAACTAAAGCTTCTTCATCTGGTTCTGTAAAACCTCCAAGTGGTGAAGAGCTTCTTGAACACTACACGGTCGACCAGCTCAGATGTCATTTTTGTTCTCTTGGCCTAGGTTTAAAGCCAGTTGCTTTTTCTCCTAAACCATTTGACCCAAATTTGACCGAAGAGAAAAGAAGGGATCCTCGAGTTGCTGATCCTGCACTAAAAGAGGCGGCTCTAATTAACAATGTTTTTAACAGACTTGCTCGAAGTTGCTTTTACGAGGCTGCTAATTCATTTTCTTCTAATGTTCCAATTTGTCCGATCAGCGATGATGTGGTTGAAAGAGCGCAACAAGCGCTAGTTTCATATGATGAAAAAATGCAAAAAGTTGAACTTCACAGCGTTTTTGGCGTGTGTGATGAGTTTGTTCGTTATGCCCAAAAATATTGGGCAGATGGCGCAAAAAGTCTTAAAGATTCACCTTCTGGCAGTGATGAGAGACAACACCTTCTTTGTGATTGCTTGTATTTAACGTGGATTAGCGCGCTAATGATGCATCCTTTCGCTCCATCTGGTTGCGATTTGATTTGTGAATGCATGAACACAGACCCCAGTGATTTCTTTTCTTGGAATTCAGACTTTGTTTCTTTAACTGAAATTTTTGGAGATGTTAGTGTTCATGAGGTAAAAGACTTGCCTCCTCGCTTCGACTTTTTCCCAAAGCATCCTTCGCAATTCAAGAAATAA
- a CDS encoding MFS transporter, producing MSKQKFTGIEKSWIAYDVGNSALVLLATSIIPIYFSSLSPSGGIVVAWSYAETVASLIIALLMPILGSIADMQGMKKKFIAGCVGTGVVATVTLGLPTLPIAFLVIYVISAVSLNASMVFYDSLLIDATTNERMDEVSSQGYAWGYIGSCVPFIACLLVVLNYEAIGISLKTAMQIAFTITAVWWLVFTIPMLKNVKQIHYKKREPHAVKKAITGLKATCKEIWSNKAIRYYMIAYFFYIDGVHTIIKLSTSYGTDLGISSTQLVLALLVTQFVAFPSAIIYGKLASKYGTRRMLLIAIAAYCGITLFAALFLRTASEFWILAILVGMFQGGIQALSRSEFGKLCPKKNSNEYFGFFDIFGKYAAILGTFLVGTFTVLTGNSSIGVLSIAILFVIGFFVMLKVPELDDLKAD from the coding sequence ATGTCAAAACAAAAATTCACTGGCATCGAGAAAAGTTGGATAGCATATGATGTCGGTAATTCAGCGCTAGTCCTTCTAGCAACAAGCATCATTCCGATTTATTTCAGTTCACTGTCCCCCTCAGGAGGAATTGTAGTTGCATGGAGTTATGCAGAGACAGTCGCTTCTTTAATCATCGCACTCCTAATGCCAATTTTAGGCTCAATCGCCGACATGCAAGGGATGAAGAAGAAGTTCATAGCAGGGTGTGTTGGAACAGGAGTTGTTGCAACTGTGACACTTGGACTCCCCACCTTGCCAATCGCATTTCTTGTAATTTATGTGATTAGTGCTGTGTCACTCAACGCCTCAATGGTTTTCTATGATTCTCTTTTAATTGATGCAACCACAAACGAACGCATGGATGAGGTCTCAAGCCAGGGATATGCTTGGGGCTACATTGGAAGTTGCGTCCCGTTTATTGCATGTTTGCTTGTGGTTCTCAACTATGAAGCTATCGGCATTAGTCTTAAAACAGCCATGCAAATTGCATTTACTATCACAGCTGTTTGGTGGCTAGTTTTCACTATTCCAATGCTAAAAAACGTAAAACAAATTCACTACAAAAAACGAGAACCACACGCAGTCAAAAAAGCAATCACAGGGCTAAAAGCAACATGCAAAGAGATTTGGAGCAACAAAGCCATCAGATATTACATGATTGCCTATTTCTTCTACATCGATGGCGTGCACACAATAATTAAGCTTTCTACGAGCTATGGAACAGACCTAGGAATCAGCTCGACTCAACTAGTTCTTGCTCTTCTCGTAACACAGTTTGTGGCTTTCCCTTCAGCAATAATTTATGGCAAACTTGCTAGCAAATATGGGACGCGACGCATGCTGCTAATTGCCATTGCAGCCTATTGCGGAATCACTCTATTTGCGGCGTTGTTTTTGAGAACAGCATCAGAGTTTTGGATATTAGCAATTCTTGTCGGAATGTTCCAAGGAGGCATTCAGGCACTTTCCCGATCGGAATTTGGAAAATTGTGTCCAAAGAAAAACTCAAACGAATATTTTGGATTCTTTGATATCTTTGGAAAATATGCAGCAATTCTTGGCACTTTTCTTGTTGGAACTTTTACAGTGTTAACAGGAAACTCAAGCATTGGTGTGCTGTCAATTGCAATTCTTTTCGTTATTGGCTTTTTCGTGATGCTGAAAGTGCCTGAACTAGATGACCTTAAAGCAGACTAG
- a CDS encoding flavodoxin family protein → MKVLALNGSPHKNGNTFAALTEAGKVFQNKGIEFEIFQVGKGPTRDCIACGGCSEKGCVFGDDDGVNEFIAKARKSDGFIFGTPVYYAHPSGHVLSFLDRAFYSASNAFAGKVGASFAVARRAGTCSSFDVMNKYFGISKMIIAGSSYWNVGFGQADQQFLSDKEGTQTVHNLALNMTYIMRCVEAGKQAGIKPPEFESGNWFNFIR, encoded by the coding sequence ATGAAAGTATTAGCACTAAACGGTAGCCCCCACAAGAATGGAAACACCTTTGCTGCATTGACTGAAGCAGGAAAGGTGTTTCAAAACAAAGGCATCGAATTTGAGATTTTTCAAGTCGGAAAAGGTCCAACTCGTGACTGTATAGCTTGTGGTGGCTGTAGCGAAAAAGGGTGTGTTTTTGGTGATGATGACGGTGTTAATGAATTTATCGCAAAAGCTAGAAAATCTGATGGTTTTATCTTTGGAACACCTGTTTACTATGCCCATCCATCTGGACATGTTTTGTCTTTTCTAGACAGAGCATTTTACAGTGCAAGCAATGCCTTTGCTGGCAAGGTTGGGGCTAGTTTTGCTGTTGCAAGGCGTGCAGGAACTTGTTCTTCTTTCGATGTAATGAACAAATATTTCGGAATTTCGAAAATGATTATCGCTGGCTCGTCATATTGGAACGTTGGGTTCGGCCAAGCTGATCAGCAATTCTTAAGTGACAAAGAGGGCACCCAGACAGTGCATAATCTTGCATTGAACATGACCTATATAATGCGCTGTGTTGAGGCGGGAAAGCAAGCAGGCATAAAACCGCCTGAGTTTGAAAGTGGCAACTGGTTTAACTTTATTAGATAA
- the ilvN gene encoding acetolactate synthase small subunit, translated as MKRYTLAVLVRNKFGVLNRVTSMFRRRQFNINALTVSETEDSELSRITVVFDGDDIKKEQLKNQLVKLPDVRTIKEFDSSNSVSRELLLVKMDNNAKTRADIIAAANAFGAKTVDYSKHSIMLQLCDTTEKIDDFIDIMREFTILEICRTGSVSLEKGSRTIGNSVIL; from the coding sequence ATGAAGAGATATACATTAGCAGTGCTTGTCCGCAACAAGTTTGGTGTGCTAAACCGTGTAACTTCAATGTTTAGGCGCCGCCAGTTTAACATCAATGCTCTAACCGTGTCTGAGACAGAAGACAGCGAACTTTCTCGCATCACTGTTGTCTTTGATGGAGATGACATAAAAAAAGAGCAACTGAAAAATCAGTTGGTTAAGCTCCCTGATGTGAGAACAATAAAAGAATTTGATTCATCAAACTCTGTGTCTAGAGAACTGCTGTTAGTTAAGATGGACAACAACGCAAAAACACGAGCTGACATCATTGCGGCGGCTAATGCATTCGGCGCAAAAACAGTTGATTATTCGAAGCATTCAATAATGTTACAACTTTGTGACACCACTGAGAAAATCGATGATTTCATTGACATCATGAGGGAGTTCACTATACTTGAAATTTGCAGAACTGGCAGTGTCTCGCTTGAAAAAGGTAGCAGGACAATTGGCAATTCTGTGATTTTATAA
- the ilvB gene encoding biosynthetic-type acetolactate synthase large subunit produces the protein MKLKGGDILVETLLEQGVDTIFGYPGGQIIDVYDSLWSYSDKMTHILTAHEQGAAHAADGYARATGKVGVVFATSGPGATNLVTGIATAYLDSVPMLAITGNVPTRQIGTDSFQEIDITGITLPITKHNYFVDKVEDLADVIREAYQLAISGRPGPVLVDIPKDVQQATCNFKPKPAVEPLPTNEPDITLINEAAKLIKRAKRPFIYFGGGMITSGAQEEMLELAEKIDAPIGCSLMGISGLPDSTPRFLGFQGMHGHYASSLAMHHADLVISLGVRFNDRTTGNRAKFAPSAQFIHIDIDPSELSKTVKCVCGIRGDLKGSLRRLNKAVEPKENLEWNRFIAQQKAIEKQNADNRDGMTPKNILGELNKIKHVNTPICTDVGQHQMWAAQYIDYEKPRTFISSGGLGTMGFGLGASIGCEMGTKEHTVLITGDGSFGMCLTELATAVKNEVPVVILILNNGVLGMVRQWQTLFFDKHYSNTILDRQTDFVALAKAFGADGENANSLEEVNAALKRAFKKHGPYVINATIDKDEMVLPMLPPGGSVDEIIVKLGD, from the coding sequence GTGAAATTAAAGGGTGGTGATATCCTAGTTGAAACTCTCCTCGAACAGGGAGTTGACACTATATTTGGCTATCCAGGGGGACAAATCATCGACGTGTATGATTCTCTTTGGTCATATAGCGACAAGATGACACACATACTGACAGCTCATGAGCAAGGTGCAGCACACGCTGCCGACGGCTATGCTAGAGCAACTGGGAAAGTTGGTGTGGTGTTTGCAACTTCTGGACCAGGAGCAACAAACCTGGTAACAGGAATTGCTACAGCATATCTTGATTCTGTGCCAATGCTAGCAATTACAGGCAACGTCCCAACAAGACAAATTGGGACCGACTCCTTTCAGGAGATCGACATCACAGGCATCACTCTACCAATAACTAAGCACAACTATTTTGTTGACAAAGTAGAAGACTTAGCAGATGTAATTAGAGAGGCCTATCAACTTGCAATCTCTGGGCGTCCAGGACCTGTGCTTGTGGACATTCCAAAAGACGTGCAACAGGCAACATGCAACTTCAAGCCAAAACCAGCTGTCGAGCCACTTCCAACAAACGAGCCCGACATCACTCTAATCAATGAAGCAGCAAAACTCATAAAACGAGCAAAACGCCCATTCATTTATTTTGGTGGCGGCATGATTACTTCTGGAGCTCAAGAAGAAATGCTTGAGCTCGCAGAAAAAATTGATGCACCAATCGGATGTTCCCTAATGGGAATTTCTGGCTTACCTGACAGCACTCCTCGTTTCCTTGGTTTTCAAGGAATGCATGGTCACTATGCATCTTCTCTTGCTATGCACCATGCAGACCTCGTTATTTCGCTCGGTGTTCGTTTCAACGATAGAACAACAGGAAACAGAGCAAAATTTGCTCCTAGCGCTCAGTTTATTCACATCGACATCGACCCTTCTGAATTGTCGAAGACAGTTAAATGTGTTTGCGGAATTCGTGGCGACCTAAAAGGCTCCCTACGCCGACTTAATAAAGCAGTAGAACCAAAAGAAAACCTCGAATGGAATCGTTTTATCGCACAACAAAAAGCAATTGAAAAACAAAATGCCGATAATCGCGATGGCATGACTCCAAAAAACATTCTTGGAGAACTGAATAAAATCAAACATGTCAACACGCCAATCTGCACAGATGTTGGGCAACACCAAATGTGGGCTGCACAATACATCGACTATGAAAAGCCAAGAACATTTATTTCAAGCGGCGGTCTTGGAACTATGGGATTTGGGCTTGGTGCCTCAATCGGATGCGAAATGGGAACAAAGGAGCACACTGTCCTAATTACAGGCGATGGCAGCTTTGGAATGTGCTTAACCGAACTTGCAACTGCAGTTAAAAACGAGGTCCCAGTTGTAATTCTTATTCTCAACAACGGAGTTTTGGGGATGGTTCGTCAATGGCAAACACTGTTTTTTGACAAACATTACTCAAACACTATTCTTGACAGACAAACCGATTTTGTGGCTCTTGCTAAAGCTTTTGGTGCCGACGGAGAAAATGCAAACTCTCTTGAAGAAGTGAACGCAGCGCTAAAACGTGCATTTAAGAAACACGGACCTTATGTCATCAATGCAACTATCGACAAAGATGAAATGGTTTTGCCAATGCTCCCACCAGGCGGATCTGTTGACGAAATTATCGTAAAGCTGGGTGATTAA
- the ilvC gene encoding ketol-acid reductoisomerase, with amino-acid sequence MQRIFYEKDCDIQKLSGKTVAIIGYGSQGHAHALNLQDSGVDVIVGLYEGSKSWKKAEEQGLKVTTAAEAAKAADIIMILINDELQADLYKNDIEPNLEPGNTLAFAHGFNIHFGCIKPPADVNLMMIAPKAPGHTVRSEFQAGKGTPCLVAVENDATGDTWDIALAYAAGIGGARAGVLETTFRTETETDLFGEQAVLCGGVCALMQAGFETLVEAGYDERNAYFECIHEMKLIVDLIYQSGFAGMRYSISNTAEYGDYITGPKIITEDTKKAMKKILSDIQDGTFAKEFLLDMSDAGGQVHFNAMRKLASEHQSEKVGKEIRKLYSWSDDDQLINN; translated from the coding sequence ATGCAAAGAATTTTCTATGAGAAAGACTGTGACATCCAGAAACTGTCAGGTAAAACAGTCGCAATTATTGGCTATGGTTCACAAGGCCATGCTCATGCGCTAAACCTACAAGACAGCGGAGTGGACGTCATTGTCGGCCTATATGAAGGTTCTAAAAGCTGGAAGAAAGCTGAAGAGCAAGGCCTCAAAGTGACAACAGCAGCTGAGGCTGCTAAGGCTGCCGACATCATCATGATTCTCATCAATGATGAACTTCAAGCTGACCTCTACAAAAACGACATTGAACCAAACCTTGAGCCAGGCAACACATTGGCATTTGCACATGGCTTCAATATTCACTTCGGTTGCATCAAGCCACCAGCTGATGTTAACTTGATGATGATTGCTCCTAAAGCTCCAGGACACACAGTCCGCAGTGAGTTCCAAGCTGGAAAAGGCACTCCATGTCTCGTTGCTGTAGAAAACGATGCAACTGGTGACACTTGGGACATTGCACTTGCATATGCAGCAGGAATCGGCGGTGCGCGTGCAGGTGTTCTTGAGACCACATTCAGAACAGAAACAGAAACCGACCTCTTTGGTGAGCAAGCTGTTCTTTGTGGTGGTGTTTGCGCTTTGATGCAGGCTGGATTTGAGACACTTGTTGAGGCTGGCTATGACGAAAGAAATGCCTACTTCGAGTGCATTCATGAAATGAAGCTCATTGTTGACTTGATTTATCAATCGGGCTTTGCAGGAATGCGTTACTCAATTTCAAACACTGCTGAGTATGGTGATTACATCACTGGTCCAAAGATTATCACTGAAGACACAAAGAAAGCTATGAAGAAGATTCTTTCTGACATTCAAGACGGAACATTCGCAAAAGAGTTCTTGCTTGACATGAGCGATGCAGGTGGACAAGTTCACTTCAACGCAATGAGAAAACTTGCTTCTGAGCACCAATCAGAGAAGGTTGGAAAAGAGATTCGTAAGCTCTACAGCTGGAGCGACGACGATCAGCTCATTAACAACTAA
- the ilvD gene encoding dihydroxy-acid dehydratase, giving the protein MDIKDRSENLQFAPARSLFHALGMTDTDMKRPLVGIVNSYNEIVPGHMNLDKIVQAVKIGVAMAGGTPVEFPAIAVCDGIAMGHVGMKYSLVTRDLIADSTECMAIAHSFDALVMIPNCDKNVPGLLMAAARVNVPTVVVSGGPMLAGHIHGNKTSLSSIFEAVGQYNAGKIGASELHEFECKTCPSCGSCSGMYTANSMNCLTEVLGMGLRGNGTIPAPYSARLELAKQAGMQVMEMYKKNIRPRDIMTREAFENALTVDMALGCSTNSMLHLPAIAHECGIDINLDIANDISARTPNICHLAPAGRTYMEDLNEAGGVYAVMNELSRKGLIHEDCITVTGKTVGENIKNCKNLNTDIIKSVDAPYSETGGIAVLRGNLAKDGCVVKRSAVSDKILVHVGPAKVFDSEEEAQSAINAGEIVAGDVVVIRYEGPKGGPGMREMLAPTSSIMGMGLGDSVALITDGRFSGATRGACVGHITPEAASGGLIGVVKDGDIIKIDIPNNTIELQVDEAELDERMKNFTPKTKELSGYLKRYAKLVSGGAFGAIVNQ; this is encoded by the coding sequence ATGGATATTAAAGACAGAAGCGAAAATCTACAATTCGCACCGGCAAGATCACTTTTCCATGCGCTAGGCATGACTGACACCGATATGAAACGTCCACTTGTTGGAATCGTAAATTCGTACAACGAGATTGTTCCTGGCCACATGAACCTCGACAAAATTGTTCAAGCTGTAAAAATAGGTGTTGCAATGGCAGGCGGAACGCCTGTTGAATTTCCGGCAATTGCTGTTTGCGATGGCATTGCAATGGGGCACGTTGGAATGAAATATTCTCTCGTAACACGTGATTTAATCGCTGACTCAACAGAATGCATGGCAATTGCACACTCATTCGATGCTCTTGTTATGATTCCAAATTGTGACAAAAATGTACCAGGACTGCTCATGGCAGCAGCAAGAGTTAATGTTCCAACTGTTGTTGTGTCAGGTGGCCCAATGCTCGCTGGTCACATTCATGGAAACAAAACGTCCCTCTCATCAATTTTTGAGGCAGTTGGTCAATACAATGCAGGAAAAATAGGAGCTAGTGAACTTCATGAATTTGAGTGCAAGACCTGCCCTTCTTGTGGCAGTTGCTCAGGAATGTACACGGCTAACTCAATGAACTGTCTAACTGAAGTTTTGGGCATGGGCCTTCGAGGAAATGGGACAATTCCTGCACCATATTCAGCTCGTCTTGAACTTGCAAAGCAAGCGGGCATGCAGGTGATGGAAATGTATAAGAAAAACATTCGCCCTCGTGACATCATGACACGTGAGGCATTCGAGAATGCACTCACTGTCGACATGGCACTTGGCTGTTCTACAAACTCAATGCTTCACCTCCCTGCAATTGCTCACGAATGTGGAATTGATATCAACCTTGACATTGCCAATGATATTAGCGCGAGAACCCCTAACATTTGCCATCTAGCTCCAGCTGGACGCACATACATGGAAGACTTGAATGAAGCTGGTGGAGTCTACGCCGTGATGAACGAGCTGTCACGCAAGGGACTCATTCACGAAGATTGCATTACCGTAACTGGAAAAACTGTTGGCGAAAACATTAAAAATTGCAAGAATCTCAACACCGACATCATTAAAAGCGTTGATGCTCCCTATTCTGAAACTGGCGGAATTGCTGTTCTTCGAGGAAATCTTGCTAAAGACGGATGCGTTGTAAAACGAAGCGCAGTTTCTGACAAAATATTAGTTCATGTTGGGCCTGCAAAAGTCTTTGATTCAGAAGAAGAGGCTCAATCAGCAATCAACGCGGGAGAAATTGTTGCAGGCGATGTTGTTGTAATTAGATATGAAGGTCCAAAAGGCGGACCTGGCATGAGAGAGATGCTTGCCCCAACTTCTTCAATTATGGGAATGGGACTTGGAGACTCCGTTGCTCTCATTACTGATGGTCGTTTTAGTGGAGCAACTCGCGGTGCATGTGTTGGTCACATAACACCAGAAGCTGCATCAGGTGGACTCATTGGTGTTGTAAAAGACGGAGACATAATTAAAATAGACATCCCAAACAACACAATTGAACTTCAAGTGGATGAAGCAGAGCTTGATGAAAGAATGAAGAACTTTACACCAAAGACAAAGGAGCTATCAGGCTATCTCAAGCGCTATGCAAAACTTGTTTCAGGTGGCGCTTTTGGTGCGATAGTAAACCAATAA
- a CDS encoding ATP-binding protein, which produces MDNSRNIKYLTVFNKPSKDSVLKKLNKSLNCASAQVEYASLCRKLYKRAGGDLSQYVLQLVKSDDNVYLEKTSKGEKIPQCLEDAMQSDLKILQSIADTTCDEISSYQAWGENAPRFETSSVDIKSTFDAITENVKTRGFGIWAQSIMFELDDSTGQIVPVKHADTTSLANLFDYNRERQIVIDNTLAFLDNKPAQNVLLTGDAGTGKSSTIKAVVNEYASRGLRVIEIKKSQIASISRVIAETEDSPLHFIIFIDDISFSSDDDTFGQMKALLEGSLSAQSNNVLIYATSNRRHIVKEKFSDRDGDEIHVNDSIQEMVSLSERFGIHVTFSRPSKRTYLGIVRDLAVKAGISIPQSELELEAERFATQKGGRSGRTAKQFVEMLAAKE; this is translated from the coding sequence ATGGATAATTCAAGAAACATAAAGTATCTGACAGTTTTTAATAAACCATCAAAAGATTCGGTTTTAAAAAAACTTAACAAAAGCTTGAATTGTGCTTCTGCACAGGTTGAATATGCTAGCCTGTGCAGAAAGCTTTACAAAAGAGCAGGTGGAGACCTTTCTCAATATGTCTTGCAATTAGTAAAAAGCGATGACAATGTTTATCTTGAAAAAACGTCAAAAGGTGAAAAAATCCCTCAGTGTCTAGAAGACGCTATGCAAAGTGATTTAAAAATCTTGCAAAGCATCGCTGACACAACATGCGATGAGATTAGCTCCTATCAAGCGTGGGGAGAAAATGCGCCTCGTTTTGAAACGTCAAGCGTTGATATTAAATCAACGTTTGACGCAATAACCGAAAACGTAAAGACAAGAGGCTTTGGCATTTGGGCACAATCTATTATGTTTGAACTAGACGATTCAACAGGACAAATTGTTCCAGTCAAACACGCTGATACAACAAGCCTTGCAAATCTCTTTGACTACAACCGAGAGCGTCAAATTGTAATTGACAACACTCTAGCTTTTCTTGACAATAAGCCTGCGCAAAATGTCCTTTTAACTGGCGATGCAGGAACTGGCAAGTCATCAACAATAAAAGCAGTTGTTAATGAATATGCAAGTCGAGGGCTTCGTGTCATAGAGATTAAAAAGTCACAAATTGCTAGCATCTCGCGTGTTATTGCCGAAACAGAAGACTCCCCTCTTCACTTTATAATTTTTATTGACGACATTTCATTTTCATCTGATGACGACACTTTTGGACAAATGAAAGCGCTTTTGGAAGGATCACTTTCTGCTCAATCGAATAACGTGCTCATTTATGCAACTTCAAACAGGCGCCACATCGTAAAGGAAAAATTCAGCGATAGAGATGGCGATGAAATTCATGTAAACGACTCTATTCAAGAAATGGTTTCATTATCGGAGCGATTCGGGATTCATGTCACTTTCTCTCGCCCAAGCAAGCGAACATATCTTGGTATTGTGAGAGACCTTGCCGTTAAAGCAGGAATATCAATTCCGCAAAGCGAACTAGAATTAGAAGCAGAGCGCTTTGCAACACAAAAGGGCGGAAGAAGCGGAAGAACCGCAAAACAATTCGTGGAAATGCTAGCTGCTAAAGAATAG